DNA from Deltaproteobacteria bacterium:
CCGAGTACGGCGAAGCGCTGGTACGGCAGTTCGGGCTCTCGCCCGCCGACGCGGAGCAGGTGAAGATGGGCCGGCCCGCGGGCGGCGTGGACGCCGCGACGGCCGAGCCGATCATCGGCTCGGTGACGGAGTTCATCGTCGAGGAGATCCAACGCGCGCTCAGCTTCTTCTGGACCGCTGCCACCGACGAGCCGCTCGGCGGCATCATCCTCTCGGGCGGTACGGCGCGCATGCCGGGTCTCTCGGCGCAGCTGACGCAGCGCCTCGGGTGCGCAGTCGAGGTGGCGAACCCCTTCCGCCGCCTGCAGGTCGAGCGCAGCGTGGATCGGGGCCTGATCGAAGCGAGCGGCCATGCGCTCGCGGTGACGGTCGGGCTCGCGACCCGCCGTCCGGGGGACAAATGATCCGCATCAACCTCGTTCCCCTCGAGGAGGCCGAGCGCGCGGCCGGCCGCCGCCAGAACCTGGCCCTCGGCACCCTCGTGTTCGGGGTCGCGGTGATGGGTCTGGTCGCCGCGCACCTCTGGCAGGGTCTGCGCAGCTCGTCGGCGCACCGTGAGCTGAGCCGCGTGCAGACGGAGCTCAAGGCCATCGAAGGCCCCTACGCGGAAGCGCTCCGCATCGAGCAGCAGAAGCAGGAGCTGCGCGAGAAGCTGCGCGTGATCGGTCAGCTCGAGGCGAAGAAGGTCGGGCCGGTGCGCATCCTGGCCGACCTGTCGAGCGCCACGCCGGACAAGCTCTGGCTCACCGACTTCTCGGACCAGAACGGGACGCTCAGGCTGACCGGCATCGGCGTGGACGAGCAGACGGTCGCCGACTTCCTGCGCCGGCTGGGCACGCTCCCCTTCTTCCAGAACGTCGATCTCGACGAGACGAGCCAGGTCGATCAGGACGGCGCCAAGCTCAAGAAGTTCGTGATCCGTGGTCAGATCGACTATGGCGCGCCTGCCACCGCCGTGGCCCAGGCCGGTGCCGCCGAGAAGCCCGCGGCCAAACCCACGCCGGGAGGGGCAAGATGATCCTCGACGACCTCCTCGATCGGCCGCCCCAGCAGAAGCTCGCCATCATGGGCGCCATCGTCCTGGTGGTAGTGGTCCTCGACTGGACCTACCTCTACGGTCCGAGCCAGCGCGCGCTCGCCGACCTCCAGGGGGAGCTGTCGCAACGGCGCGCCGAGCTCGACGGCAAGCGCAGCAAGACCGACGCGCGCGCCGCCCTCGAGCGGGAGTTGCGCGACCTGGGCGCGGAGCTCAAGCGGGCGCAGGCACGCCTGCCCGACCAGCGCGAGATCGCCGACCTGCTCTCGAACGTCGCCGCCAGCGGGCGCCAGGCGGGGCTCGACATCACGCTCTTTCGGCAGAAGCCCGAGGTCCCGCACGACTTCTATGCGGAGGTGCCGGTCGAGATGCAGATGCGGGGCACCTATCAGGACGTGGCGCTCTTCCTGGACCGCGTGAAGCGCCTCGACCGCATCGTGAACGTCGCCAACATCCAGCTCACCAAGCCGCGCCTGGAGGGGGAGCGGATGGTGCTCGACGCGGCCTGCACCGCGACCACCTTCCGCTTCCTCGACGAGACCGAGCGGCAGAAGGTCCACGAGGAGAAGAAGAAGAACGACCAGCAGAAGCAGGCGGGGAAGTCGGCATGACCTGGACGGGGTCGGGGCTCGGGCTCGCGGTGGCGGCGGCGCTGGCCGCGGCCACCGCCCGCGCGGAGATCGGGGCGCCACCCGCGGGGGAGGCGCCGGCGGACGTGGAGATGGCCCGTACGACCGAGCCCATGGGGGACATCCCGTACGACCCAGCCGGGCGGCGCGATCCGTTCCGGCCGCCGCGTGTGGGGGCAACCCAGCACACGGGCGAGCAGCGCACCCCGCTCCAGCGCTACGAGGTCGCGCAGCTCCGTCTGGTGGCGGTCATCTACGACACCAGGGACCCGCGTGCGGTCGTCGAGGACGATCAGGGCCTCGGCTACATCATCCACGTCGGCACGCCCATAGGTCCGAACGGGGGCCAGGTGCGCAGCATCGAGCGGGGGCGCGTGCTCATCACGGAGGACGCTGTCGACTACTACGGCGAGCACCGCGAGAACCACGTGACGATGGAGCTGCGGACGGCCGAGAGGGGGAAGTGATGAGGAGGTCGGGTGGTGCGGTTGTCCTGCTCGTGAGCGGCCTCGCGTGCTCGCCGATCAAGACGGCGCCTGCACCGGAGGGTGCCCAGGCAGCGACGACCGGGGCCGAGGCGGCGGGTGCCGAGGCCGCCTGGATCGACGTGACGAATGCCGAGGTGGCGGAGGTGGGCGCGGGCCGACGGCTCACGCTGACGCTCACGCACGCGCCCGAGGCGGTCCGTGACCAGGAGATCGGCTCGCCGCCGCGGCTCGTGCTCGACCTGGTCGGGCCGCGTCCGGCCGAGCCGCGACAGGTGACCACCCTGCCGCTCTCCGACGAGCTGGTCTCGCGGGTGCGCGTCGGCTCCTTCGGCGGGCAGCTGCGCGCGGTCGTGGACCTGTCCCGTGCGCCGGGCACACACGTCGTGCGCCGCGAGGGCGCCAGGGTGATCGTCGACCTGGGCGACGCGAGCGTCATCGCGGCTGCGCCCGCGGCGACGGCCCCGAGCGAGCCGGCCGCGGCGCTGGCCGTCGCCGAGGCGCCCGGGTCGGTCGAGACGCCGGGCGCCCCGGAGGGGCGCGATGCCGCCCCGCTCGCCGTGCGCGACGTCAAGGTCGAGGTGAGGGGCGCGGGCCGGCGCCTCGTCATCGGGCTCACGCGCGCGCCGGACCACGTGCGCGATTTCGTACTCTCGGTGCCGCCGCGGCTGGTCATGGACCTGCACGGCCCGCAGCCCGCCAAGCCGACGGGGCTCACGCGCTTCCCGCTCACCGACGACGTCGTGGCGGGCGTCCGCGTCGCCCGGAACGGTGACGCGCTCCGCGTCGTCGCCGACCTGAACCGCCCGGTGGGCACGCACGCCGTGCATCGGGAGGGCAACCGGCTGGTGGCCGAGCTGGGCGAGACCGGGATGGCCGATCGCGACCCCGCGCACTTGATCCTCGTCGCTGCGGCCGAGAGCGGCCCGGCCGCGGGGACCGAGTTCGACGCGGTCGCTCCGCCCGCCGCCACGCCGCCCGAGCGGGTGGCGGCTGCCGAGGCGGAGCCCAGGGCCGGGGCCGCTCCCAAGGGCGAGACGGCGCCGCCCGCCGCCGAGGCGGAGCCTCCCCCGCCCCCCAAGGCGCCGCCAGCGCCGCCCGCCGCCGAGGCAGAGCCTGCCCCGCCCCCCGAGGCGCCGCCCAAGCGCGCCGCTGCGGTGGAGCCTGCCCCGGCCCCCGAGGCGCCGCCAGCGCCGCCCAAGCGCGCCGCCGCGGTTCCGCACCCGCAGCCGCCGGCGCAGGCCGTGCGTCGCGAGTCGAGCTTCACCGGCCAGCGCATCTCGCTCGACTTCAAGGACGCCGACATCCAGAACGTGCTCCGCGTGCTCGCCGACGTGAGCGGGCTCAACATCATCGCGACCGACGATGTGAAGGGGAAGGTCACGCTGCACCTGACCGACGTCCCCTGGGATCAGGCGCTCGATCTCGTGCTGCGCTCGAACCGGCTCGAGAAGACGCAGGAGGGGAACGTCGTCCGCATCTCGACCGTCTCCCGTCTGAAGGAGGAGCGCGAGGCGCTGCGGGCGGCGCAGGAGGCCGCAACCGAGCTCGAGCCGCTGCGCGTCAGGTACGTCCGCGTCAACTACGCCAAGGCCGACGAGGCGCTCATCGAGAAGGTGAAGGGCGTGCTCACCGACCGCGGCAGCGTCACCTTCGACGATCGCACCAACACCATCATCGTGCGCGACATCCCGCGTGGCATCGACGACGCGCAGACGCTCGTTCACGAGCTCGACGTGCAGAGCCCGCAGGTGCTGATCGAAGCCAACATCGTCGAGGCGACGCGCGACCTGGCGCGCGCGCTCGGCGTGCAGTGGGGCTACAGCTTCCAGGCGGGTCCGCAGACCGGGAACCCGACCGGCCTCAACTTCCCGGGCACGGTCGGCATCGGCGGCGCGGGGCTGAACCAGGGCTCGGCGCCCGTGGGCACGGGCGGCGTCGCGCGCCCGCCGGTCCCCTTCCTGTTCGACTTCCCGGTGAGCAACGGCTTCGGCGGGTTCGGGCCCGGGAGCGGGTCCGCCATCGACCTGGCGCTCGGCTCGCTCGACGGGGTGCACGCGCTCGCGGCCCGCTTGACCGCCCTGGAGCAGCTGGGCAAGGCTAAGGTGATCAGCCGCCCGCGGGTCATCACGCTGAACAATGTCGCGGCGACCATCCAGAGCCTCACGATCCTGCGCGTCAAGCTGCCTTCCACCGGCACGGTCATCAACACCGGTACGGGCGGGGCGGCGGGGAGCGCCAGCACGGCGACGGAGAAGATCAACACCGGCATCACGCTCGTGGTCACCCCGCAGGTGTCCGCGGACGGCTACATCCTGATGAGCATCTACGCCAAGTCGAGCCAGCCCGACTTCACGCAGGGGCGCTCCGTCGACGGCATCCCGAACGAGATCAGCCGTGAGGCGAACTCCAACGTCCTCATCAAGGACGGCGAGACCGTGGTGCTGGGCGGCATCTTCCGCAACACGGCCGACCAGGCCGAGACGGGCCTGCCGTACCTGCGCGGCGTTCCCGTGCTGGGCTGGCTCTTCAAGCGCCTGCAACGCACCTCGCACTTCGAGGAGCTGCTCGTCTTCGTCACGCCGCGGATCGTGGCCGCGGGCACGGCAGCGCTGCCGTCCGCCGAACGGCTGTGGCAGGGGCGTCGGCAAGGCGGATGAGATGCCGCTGCGCTACCTGACCGCCGGGGAGTCGCACGGGCCCGGACTGACCGCCGTCGTCGAGGGGTTCCCGGCGGGGGTGCCGATCGACATCGCGGCCATCAACAGAGATCTGGCCCGCCGCATGCAAGGCTACGGGCGCGGCGGCCGCATGAAGATCGAGCAGGACCAGGTCGAGATCCGCTCCGGCGTACGCTGGGGCGAGTCGCTCGGGTCGCCGATCACGCTCTGGATCGAGAACCGGGACTGGCGCAACTGGGAGAAGAAGATGTCGCCCCGGCCCGAGGACCGGGATCCGAATCTCGCGGTCACGCGGCCGCGGCCCGGCCATGCGGACCTGGCCGGCGCGCTCAAGTACAACCACCGCGACGTGCGCAACGTGCTCGAGCGAGCGAGCGCGCGCGAGACGGCGGCGCGAGTGGCGGTGGGCGGGGTCGCGAAGTGCCTGCTCGCCCCCTTCGGCATCCGGGTCTTCGGATGGGTGGCGGAGATCGGCGGCATCATGGCCCGGCACGGCGCGCTCACGGCCCAGGAGATCTTCGCGCGCGCCGAGGAGTCGCCCGTGCGCATGGCCGACCCGGAGGCCGAGCGGCGGATCATGGCGCGCATCGACGAGTGCAAGGCGGCGGGCGACACGCTGGGGGGCGTGGTGGAGACGGTCGCGATCGGCCTCCCGCCCGGCCTCGGCAGCCACGCGCAGTGGGATCGCAAGCTCGACGGGCGCCTGGCGCAGGCGCTCATGAGCGTGCAGGCGGCCAAGGGGGTCGAGATCGGCCTCGGGTTCGAGACCGCGCGCCGTCCCGGCTCGCAGGTGCACGACGAGATCTACTTCAACGAGGGCACGCGCGGCTTCGAGCGCCGCACCAACAACGCGGGCGGCACCGAGGGCGGCATGTCGAGCGGGGAGCCGGTGGTGGTGCGCACCGCCTTCAAGCCGCTCTCGACCCTCATGAGCCCGCTCCACTCCGTCGACATCGAGACGAAGGACGAGGCCAGGGCCGCCATCGAGCGCTCCGACGTGGTCGCCATCCCCGCCGCGGCGGTGATCGCCGAGGCGGTGGTGGCCTTCGTGATCGCGGACGCCTTCCTCGAGAAGTTCGGCGGCGACTCGCTGGCCGAGATCCGCCGCAACCTGGACGGCTACCTCGAGCACGTGCGGAGCTTCTAGAGGTGCCGCAGGTGATCTTGACCGGCTTCATGGCCACCGGGAAGACCGAGGTCGGCCGCCGCCTGGCGCGGCGCCTCGGGCGCCCCTTCGTCGACATCGACGGGCTGGTCGAGGCCGCCAGCGGGAAGAAGGTGGCGGACCTCTTCGCCAGTGACGGCGAGGCGCGTTTTCGCCAGCTCGAGCGCGCCGCCGTCGCCGAGGCGTGCCTGGTGCCCGAGGCGGTGATCGCCACCGGCGGCGGCACGCTGCTCGATCCGGAAAACCGCCGCCGGCTCGCGGCCTCCGGGCCGATCGTCTGCCTCGCCGCCTCGCCCGAGGAGATCCTGCGCCGCGTGGGCGATCCCGGGAACCGACCGCTCCTGGCCGATGGAAGCGCCGGGGGCGATCGCCTGACGCGCATCCGGGAGCTGCTCGCCGAGCGCGCGCCAGCCTACGCGCTCGCGACGCACGCGATCGACACCTCGGGGCTCGGCGTGGACGAGGTGGTGGAGCGCGTCCGGGCGCTCGTGGCGGGACGGTGAGGCGGCGGTGGCGCGAGGGGCGGAGGTGCGGGTGATCCGCGGGCAGACGGGCGAGGAGGTGCGGGTGGAGCTCGGACAGCGCTCCTACCCGGTGGTGGTCGCCCCCGGCGTGCTGGCGGAGATCGGGGCGCGGCTCGCGGCGGCCGGCTTCGGGGGGCGCTGCGCGCTGGTCACCAGCGAGCGCGTCGGCGCGCTCTACCGCGAGCCGGTGCTCGACTCGCTCCGCGCCGCCGGCTTCGCGCCGGCTGCGGTCGCGATCCCCGACGGCGAGGAGCAGAAGAACCTCGCCTCGCTCGCGGTCCTCTACGATCGCCTGCTCGAGGCGGGGATCGAGCGCCGCTCGCCGCTGGTCGCGCTCGGCGGCGGGGTGGTGACCGACCTGGCCGGCTTCGCGGCCGCGACCCTCCTGCGCGGCCTGCCGACCGTGCTCCTGCCGACCACGCTGCTCGCGCAGATCGACGCGGCCATCGGCGGCAAGACCGGCGTCAACCACGCGCTCGGCAAGAACCTGATCGGCGCCTTCCATCAGCCGCGCCTGGTGCTGGCCGACGTCGACACGCTTGCGACGCTGCCGCGACGCGAGCTGCTCGCCGGGGTGGCCGAGGTCATCAAGACGGCGGCGATCGGCGATGCGGCCCTCTTCGGCGAACTCGAGGAGGGGCTCGAACGCGTGATCGGCCTCGAGCGCGACGCGATCGTCCCGGTGGTCGCCGCCTGCGTGCGCTACAAGGCGCGCGTGGTGGCCGAGGACGAGCAGGAGATCCACGGCAGCCGCTCCGTGCTCAACTTCGGGCACACGGTCGGCCATGCCCTCGAGGCGCTCACGGGCTACCGCGGGCTGCTCCACGGAGAGGCGGTGGCGATCGGCATGGTCGCGGCCGCACGCGTGTCGGTGGCGCTCGGCCGCTGCCAGGCAGAGACCGCCCGGCGTCTGGCCGCGCTGCTCAAGCGGGCGGGGCTTCCGACCGATATGCCGTCGGGCCTCACGCCCGCGGCCCTCGCGCTCGCCATGCGGTCCGACAAGAAGTCGGCCGGGAGGCACATCCGCTACGTGTGCCTCGAGGAGATCGGCCGGACGGCGTTCGTGGAGCTTTCGGGTGAGGAGATCGTGAGCCATCTCTGATGCGTGCGGGCGTCGGGGCTGGAGGGGCGGGGAGGAGAGTCATGCGGATCGTGGAACGAGGGATACTGGTCGCGGCGGCCCTTGCCGCGCTCTTGGCCACGGGCGTCGCCCGGGCCGACAACAACCCGAACGGGTCGGTCTTCCGGGCGGTCGGGTGGTTCAGGGGTATGGAGAGCACGAGCAGCACCATGATCACGTGCGAGATCCCGAAGCTGGACTCGCAGATCGCCGACGGCGTGTACGAGATGGGGCTCTGGAACACCTACGGCGCCCAGACCCTCTTCTTCCCCGACCGCAACAACCCTTTCGCCAATCCCTGCGGGGTCTACATCCAGCTGCAGAACAACCTCATCGACCAGGCGATCCAGATCGACCACATCGCCTTGCACTACAAGATCCGGGGAGCGCGCCGCTTCCGCCAGTTCGTCCCGTCCCGCAACGGATTCCCGATCGCGTGCCGCGGGCTGCGCAATGACCAGCTCTTCATCGGAGCGGTCATCAACCCGATCAACAGCACGATCGACCAATCGGGCAGCGGCGCGCCCAACACGACCTTCGTGCAGCTGTTCCCGTTCGTCACCCCCCAGATGATCAACTGCCTGCGCGGGCAGTACGCGCCGCTCGCGACCGACCTGTACACCTCCCTCTCGCTCGTCATCAGGGCCACTGTCTTTGGGCAAGGCGACGCGGGCGACACGTTCCGGGCGAACCCGATCAGCTACACGCTGAACCTCCGCCACACCTGCGGCAACGGCCGGATCGACGACGGCGAGAATTGCGATCCGAACGCGCCGTCGACCTGCGTCGGGTTCTGCGTGATCCAGCAGGGGCAGACGAGCGGCGCCTGCTCCACCAACAAGGACCACCTCTGCCAGGTGGACAGCGATTGCGTGGGCATCTGCTCCCCGCCCAACAACCCGACCGAGTGCGTCTGCGTCTACCGCTGACGCGTTCGAGCCCCGTTCGTCGGACCAGGCGGCCGGCCTTCGAGTCAGCACCATGGCGAGGCTGATGGCCGGGGTGTGGGACCGGCCGGTCGCGATCGGCATGCGTCCGGGCGGGGCGGGGTTCCGGGCGGCGGGCGTTCTGCTGCTCGCGCTCCCGTTCCTCCCGGTCGCGACCATCTTCGGTCCGTATGCGGACACGCGGGGGCTCTTCGGCCCCGCGGGCTGGGTCCTCGGGAGCACCATCTTCGCGACCGGCGCGTGGCTCGCCGGCATGCTGGCGCCGCCGCGGCTCCTGCGCGCGCTGCGGCGGGGCGGAGGCGCGCTGGCGGTGTGGCTCCGTCCCGCCGCGCTTCCACTCGTTCTCGCGGCGACGGGCACCGTGCTGGTCACGATCGCGGTGGTCGTCTTCCACTGCCGGCCGGTCATGGTCGACGAGATCGCGCAGTTCTTCCAGGCGCGCATCTTCGCTGCGGGTTTGGTCAAGAGCCTACCGCCCGCGCTCCCCGAGTTCTTCACCACGCAGCACCTGATCGTCGACGAGCACGGATGGTACGCGCAGTATCCCCCCGGCCACTCCGCCCTCCTGGCGCTCGGGCTGTGGGCCGGGGCGCCCTGGGCCGTGCCGATCGTCCTCTCGCTCGGGACGATCGCCGTCGCGGTGGCCTTCACCCGCCGGATCTATGACGAGGCGGTGGCGCAGCTCACGGCGGCGCTCTTCCTCCTCTCGCCCTTCTTCCTGTTCATGGGTGCGAGCTTCATGAACCATGCGCCGACGCTCTTCTTCGTGTCGCTCGCCATGCTCGCGTTCGTCCGCTGGGAGGAGACCGGCGGTGGCCGCTGGCCCCTCCTCTGGGGCGCCGCCCTCGGCGCCGGCTTTCTCTGCCGGCCGGTGTGTGCCTTCGCGACCGGCGGGACGATGGCCTGCTTCGCCCTTCCCGAGGTCCTGCGCCGTCGCCGCTGGGCCGATGTCGGGCTCGCTGCGGCCGCCTTCGGGGCGCTCGCCGGCTCGCTCCTCGCCTTCAACTGGGCGACCACGGGCCACCCCTTCCTGCCGGGGTACATCAAGCTCTGGGGAGCGAGCCACGGCCTCGGCTTCCACGAGTCGCCGTGGGGGGAGCGCCACACGCCCTGGACGGGTCTCGGCGATCAGCTCTTGAACCTGAGCATGCTGAACGAGTATCTCTTCGAAACCCCGGTCCCGGGCCTGGCCGCGGTCGGCGCCTTCTTCGCGCTCGGTCTGGGTGAGCGGCGGTGGGACCGCCGCCTGCTGCTCCTCTTCCTGTCGCTGCCCGCCGCCTACTTCTTCTACTGGCACCGCGATTCCTATCTCGGGCCGCGCTTCGTCCACACGGGGCTCGCGTTCCTCCTGCCGCTCACGGCCCGCGCGGTCGTCGGGTTGTACGGGGCCGCGCGGCGGCGGCGATTCCAGTTCGGCGACTTTGGCCGTCCCGTCAGGCTGATCGACGGGCTGACGATCCTGGTGACGGCCTGCCTCCTCTACTCGCTCCTCGTCGGGATGCCGAGTCGTTTCCGGATCTACCAGACCGGCGTCCCGAGCATGAAAGTCGACCTCGTCGCGAAGGCGCGCGCGCAAGGCCTCCGCTCGGGCCTCGTGTTCGTCGCCGTCGCCTGGGGCAACCGGCTGATCAACGGGCTGCGCGCGGCCGGTCTGTCCGCCTCGGCCACCGAGAAGGCGTACCGGCGGGCGGACCACTGCGTGCTCGAGGAGCTCCTGCGCCAGGCGCGTGCGGAAGGATGGTCGGGAGCGCGGCTCGAGGAGCGCGTCCGGCAGGCCGCGTCGCCGACTCCGCTCCCGGCCGTCAACCTGAACGGCGATGCGACGCTCCGGCTCGAGCCGGGGAGCACGCTCACGCCCGCCTGCACGGACGAGATCGCCTACGACCGGGAGGGGTTCACGCTCTTCCTGCCCCACCTGAACGTCAACCGGCCGACGCTCGACGGACCCTGGGTGGTGGCGACGGACCTGCGCGAGCGGAACGCGGTGCTGCGCGCCCGATACCCGGAGCTGCCCGCGTATCTCTACCGGGGCGAGCGGTTCCTCCCGCTCGATTGAGAGCGGGGATGGCCGAGACGAGCACAGGTCCGCCGCGCGCCCGCCTCGCCCTCGTCTTGGTCGCGGTGTTCGCGCTCCTGCCCTACCTGAACGGCCTGCGGACCGACTTTGCGTTCGACGATTTCGACGACGAGGGCGCAGCGCGCGCTCCCCTGGCCCTGACCGCGGCCGCAGCCGGGCCCGATCCGGCGCTGGGTGAGCAGCTCGTCGGGGCGCAACGGAGGCCCGCGGAGAGGGCGGGAGGACGTTGACGCCCGTGGCCGACACGGCCGCCGCCCTCCGCCCAGGGCTGCCGACGGGGTCGAGATGGAGCGTGGCGTGGCTCGCCGCGCTTCTCGCTCTCGCCACCGCTGCCGCCTACTGGCCGGTCCTCCACTGCGGCTACCTCAACCTGGACGACGACCTCTACGTGACCGCCAACCCCGCGGTCCGGGGCGGGCTCACGCTCGCTGGCGTCCACTGGGCGTTCACCGCCACGCACGCCGCCCTCTGGCATCCCCTCACCTGGCTCTCGCACATGCTCGACGTGGAGCTGTGGGGATCGAACCCGGCGGGTCACCACGCGACGAACCTCTTCCTGCATGTGGTCAACACGGTGCTCCTGCTCCTCGTCCTCGTGCGCCTCACCCGCGCGCGGTGGCGAAGCGCGGTGGTGGCGGCGCTCTTCGCCCTCCACCCGCTGCACGTCGAGTCCGTCGCCTGGGTGGCGGAGCGCAAGGACCTGCTGAGCGCGCTCTTCGCCTTCCTCGCCATCGGCGCCTACGGGCGCTACGCCGAGCGACCGGGCCCGGGACGATATGCCGCGGTCGCGCTGGCGCTGGCGCTCGGGCTCATGGCGAAGCCCATGCTCGTCACGCTGCCGTTCGTGCTTCTGCTCCTCGACGTCTGGCCGCTCGGGCGCGGGATGTCGGCGCGCCTCGTCCTGGAAAAGGTTCCGCTGCTCGTCCTGGCCGCGGGCGCGGGCGTCATGGAGCTGATCGCAGCCGGGCGGTCCGGCGCGGTGGGGCACCTCGACCGCTTTCCCGTGGCGGCCCGCCTCGCGAATGCGGCGGTCTCGTACGCCCGTTACCTCGGAAAGACCGTGTGGCCGACCGACCTGGCGGTCTTCTATCCCTACCCCTCGGCGTGGCCGGCGTGGGACCTCGCCGGGGCTGCCTTCCTTCTCCTGACAACGACCGCCTTCGCGCTCCGGCGGCGTTCCTACCTGCTGGTGGGATGGCTCTGGTTCCTGGTCACGCTCGTACCCGTGATCGGCATCGTGCAGGCCGGGAGCCAGGCGATGGCGGACCGATTCGTGTACGTTCCGCTCGTGGGCCCGTTCCTCGTCGTCGCGTGGGGCGCCCACGATCTGCTCCGCCGCTGGCCGATCCGCCCGCCGCTCATCGCTGCCGGGGCCGCCGCGCTCCTGGGGGCGCTCGGCTGCCTCACCTGGAGCCAGGTCCATTACTGGCAGAACTCGGTCGCGCTCTTCACGCACGCGCTCGAGGTGACTAGCGACAACTGGCTCGCCCACAACAACCTGGGCGACGCGCTCGCGCGCCAGGGCAGGCTCGACGAGGCGACCCTGCACTTCTCCGCCTCGGTCGCCCTCGAGCCCTCGAATCCCGACGCGTACTACAACCTGGGTGTGGTCCTCCAGCGGAAGGGCCGCGCCGAGGAGGCGATCGCCCCCTACCGGGCGGCGCTGCTCTTGAAACCCGAGTACCCGAACCTGCACAACAACCTCGGGCTCGCGCTGCTCGCGACCGGCGACGTCGGCGGGGCCGTCGGGGAGCTCGAGCAGGGGGTCCGGCTCCGCCCCGACGCGGTCGCGCACTTCAACCTGGGGCTCGCGCTCGCCCGGGGGGGCCAGGCCGACGAGGCCATTGCCCACTATCGCGAGGCCCTGCGCTCGAAGCCCGACTTCGCGGAGGCCGCGCGCGAGCTCGCCGTCGCCCTCGCCGCGCGGGAGAAGCCGGAAGAGGCGAAGCGGTAGGCGCGGCGCCGCATCTCTCCCCGGAGGAAAAGGCGCCCGCGCCCGGCCCGCGCGCTGGCCGGGGCCGCGCTCGCCGGCGCGTGCGCGCTACGCTATGAGAACCTGGGTACGATGGAGTTCCCGAGGCGGATGACGGCGGTGTACCTGGGGCTGCTCGTGCCGGAGGAGGGCGCATGAGGGGAGGATGGGGTGCCGGCCTGGCGCTCGTCGTGGCGGCCGGGCTGGGAGCGGCCGAGGAGGGCCGGCCGCGCATCGCGC
Protein-coding regions in this window:
- a CDS encoding glycosyltransferase family 39 protein produces the protein MARLMAGVWDRPVAIGMRPGGAGFRAAGVLLLALPFLPVATIFGPYADTRGLFGPAGWVLGSTIFATGAWLAGMLAPPRLLRALRRGGGALAVWLRPAALPLVLAATGTVLVTIAVVVFHCRPVMVDEIAQFFQARIFAAGLVKSLPPALPEFFTTQHLIVDEHGWYAQYPPGHSALLALGLWAGAPWAVPIVLSLGTIAVAVAFTRRIYDEAVAQLTAALFLLSPFFLFMGASFMNHAPTLFFVSLAMLAFVRWEETGGGRWPLLWGAALGAGFLCRPVCAFATGGTMACFALPEVLRRRRWADVGLAAAAFGALAGSLLAFNWATTGHPFLPGYIKLWGASHGLGFHESPWGERHTPWTGLGDQLLNLSMLNEYLFETPVPGLAAVGAFFALGLGERRWDRRLLLLFLSLPAAYFFYWHRDSYLGPRFVHTGLAFLLPLTARAVVGLYGAARRRRFQFGDFGRPVRLIDGLTILVTACLLYSLLVGMPSRFRIYQTGVPSMKVDLVAKARAQGLRSGLVFVAVAWGNRLINGLRAAGLSASATEKAYRRADHCVLEELLRQARAEGWSGARLEERVRQAASPTPLPAVNLNGDATLRLEPGSTLTPACTDEIAYDREGFTLFLPHLNVNRPTLDGPWVVATDLRERNAVLRARYPELPAYLYRGERFLPLD
- a CDS encoding tetratricopeptide repeat protein encodes the protein MAWLAALLALATAAAYWPVLHCGYLNLDDDLYVTANPAVRGGLTLAGVHWAFTATHAALWHPLTWLSHMLDVELWGSNPAGHHATNLFLHVVNTVLLLLVLVRLTRARWRSAVVAALFALHPLHVESVAWVAERKDLLSALFAFLAIGAYGRYAERPGPGRYAAVALALALGLMAKPMLVTLPFVLLLLDVWPLGRGMSARLVLEKVPLLVLAAGAGVMELIAAGRSGAVGHLDRFPVAARLANAAVSYARYLGKTVWPTDLAVFYPYPSAWPAWDLAGAAFLLLTTTAFALRRRSYLLVGWLWFLVTLVPVIGIVQAGSQAMADRFVYVPLVGPFLVVAWGAHDLLRRWPIRPPLIAAGAAALLGALGCLTWSQVHYWQNSVALFTHALEVTSDNWLAHNNLGDALARQGRLDEATLHFSASVALEPSNPDAYYNLGVVLQRKGRAEEAIAPYRAALLLKPEYPNLHNNLGLALLATGDVGGAVGELEQGVRLRPDAVAHFNLGLALARGGQADEAIAHYREALRSKPDFAEAARELAVALAAREKPEEAKR